AGGCTTCTCAGGCATAATGTCCGGAGCTGCCATCATCTTTTTCGCCTTCATCGGATTCAACACCATCGCCGTCATGGCCGAAGAGATCAAGGAACCCGAAAGGAACGTTCCGCGGGCCATTCTGTTCTCATTTGCCATATGTACAGCCATCTACATCGGCGTGGCCATAGTGGCCGTAGGGGTTGTGAACTGGCAGCTCCTCGGCACATCCAGCGCGCCTTTGGAATATGCCTTAAGAACGGTCACCGATAATGTCTTCATCCTTCAGTATGTGGCGATTTCTGCCCTGTTCGCAACGACCTCGGTCATTATGTCTTCCATTATGGGCGCGTCCCGGGCCTTGTTCGCCATGGCCCGCCAGGACGTAATACCAAGCAGGCTTGCGAAGATATCGAAACAGAATGTTCCGGCATTGACGGTCTTACTATGCGGGATCATCATCAGCGGGATCGTTCTGTTATCAAACGGCGACCTTGAGCTACTGGCATCGATCTTCAATTTCGGTACACTACTAACATTTTTCTTCATCAATCTGAGCTTGATAAAGCTTAGAAAGACCATGCCTGATGTACCGCGAAAGTTCAAGGTTCCCCTGTATCCCTACACGCCAGTGTTTGCCATGATAAGCTGTATCGGTATTGCATTCTACCTGAAGCCATCAGCTGTCGTCACTGCCATTTTCTTCCTGATGATAGGAATCGGAGTTTACATCTTGAATAAAAAAGTGAAAGCCTGAGATGGAGAATTTCCGAAGGACTTCCACCAGCTCAGCGGCAAATCCTATGTGTATGCGTCTCTGGTCACTGCAAGTACTCCCGGGGGCTCTTGCCATGAGCGTTCGCATCGTCCACGCCCAGTGGGTCGGGGGGAGAGCATCGAAGAAGGTAGCATGGAACATTTGCCCGGCTAGAGGCACAACGGTTCAGGGCATAACTCGCCGACATGATCGAGGTGATGGATGACCCACCGGTCGGGTGAGTGGCTCGGCCGCTGGGTGGACCTCCTCAAGAAGATGGCAGTAAGTCAGGCTGGTCCTGGCAAAAGTGATTTCCCTTGAGTTCAGGGACCTTTTGCCAGCTCCTTCTTCAAGATCACCGCGTGATCGCCCAGGAATTCAAATTTCCCGCATCCCTGTAAGTCACCGCACTGACCGCAGGAGGAGAGCCCTTTCTCCCTGGAGCAAAGTCGTATGGGGCAGTTCGGATCGCCACCCCCATTAAGGCAGCCCGAGCATCTCATCATGTTACTGACCCATACGAGGTTTTCATCGAGCAGCTTGAAGTTCACATCGCTACCTCCCGGCAGCATATGGGCCCAGCTGGGCACATCGTACCTCTTGAGGTATCCCTTCAGGTTGATCGCTGCCTCGGCCACACAGCCCTTGCCCATCTCGCAATCGCCGCACCGTATCCCGCACGGGGCCACCTGGTCCTTGACCACAGCATAATCATCAGGAAGCATATAGGGAGAATTGTGCCGGTGAGCAGTTATAGATGTTGTTCGACCTCAGCCCTCGGGCATCTTGTTCTTTTCAACAGGTGAAAATGTTCGCATCATAAGGAACGCTCTTGTCTGGTTGTCCCCGCCTTCAATGCCAACATATTCATAAGCGAGGAGCTGAAATGGGAAGGGGATAAGCTCGATCCCGTCCAGTTCATGATCGATCAGCCAACGAAAAGTTTCATGGAGAGATAAGATGACCTCACCTGACCAGCCGCACGCTCTCGCCATCGATGATAGGGCTCCGTCGTTCCAAGGGTTGCTGGGAGTCGACGGAAAGATGTATTCAATGTCCTCGTTCGATGATAGGAAGG
The nucleotide sequence above comes from Methanomassiliicoccus sp.. Encoded proteins:
- a CDS encoding amino acid permease; the protein is MEKLQRSLGFWGATTIGIGAIIGTGIFVLVGVASGIAGPAVIISFIIAGAVALLSGLSTAELSSFIHEAGGSYIYTTKAFGKFPGFIVGWMKSFDYIVGASAVSVGFAAYFTYFVGIPTSTANLVVIGTIWPIVLMTLNLKGIKEASWVNSLLVVLKIIALLIFITTCAVAILSSGDYSNYQPFVPEGFSGIMSGAAIIFFAFIGFNTIAVMAEEIKEPERNVPRAILFSFAICTAIYIGVAIVAVGVVNWQLLGTSSAPLEYALRTVTDNVFILQYVAISALFATTSVIMSSIMGASRALFAMARQDVIPSRLAKISKQNVPALTVLLCGIIISGIVLLSNGDLELLASIFNFGTLLTFFFINLSLIKLRKTMPDVPRKFKVPLYPYTPVFAMISCIGIAFYLKPSAVVTAIFFLMIGIGVYILNKKVKA
- a CDS encoding DUF3795 domain-containing protein produces the protein MVKDQVAPCGIRCGDCEMGKGCVAEAAINLKGYLKRYDVPSWAHMLPGGSDVNFKLLDENLVWVSNMMRCSGCLNGGGDPNCPIRLCSREKGLSSCGQCGDLQGCGKFEFLGDHAVILKKELAKGP